From a single Tetrapisispora phaffii CBS 4417 chromosome 15, complete genome genomic region:
- the TAE1 gene encoding N-terminal protein methyltransferase (similar to Saccharomyces cerevisiae YBR261C; ancestral locus Anc_1.341), whose amino-acid sequence MADKEINYDDAIKYWTDTPATVDGVLGGYGEETIVPTMDVLGSNHFLRKLKSRMVVSPGHSRVAIDVGAGIGRITKTLLHKHCDEIDLLEPVKPFVAQMRVELDEEIASGKVKNIFDIGMQDFTPETGRYWLIWCQWCVGHLPDAELVQFFKRCKEGLQPNGTIIVKENNTNNIEYTDEFDSTDSSVTRSDKKFKEIFEQSGLKLIASDLQRGLPKELYPVRMYALKPMEE is encoded by the coding sequence ATGGCTGATAAAGAAATCAATTACGATGATGCCATCAAGTACTGGACTGATACACCAGCAACAGTCGATGGTGTTCTAGGAGGTTACGGTGAAGAGACCATTGTACCAACCATGGATGTGCTAGGATCCAACCATTTCTTGCGCAAACTCAAGAGCCGTATGGTTGTGAGCCCTGGTCATTCTAGAGTTGCCATTGACGTTGGAGCTGGTATCGGTAGAATCACGAAGACTCTTTTACACAAACATTGtgatgaaattgatttacTTGAACCTGTCAAGCCGTTTGTTGCACAAATGAGAGTGGAGCTGGACGAAGAGATTGCTAGTGGGAAAGTCAAGAACATATTTGACATTGGTATGCAAGATTTTACACCAGAAACTGGCAGATATTGGTTAATCTGGTGTCAATGGTGTGTGGGCCATCTACCCGACGCTGAATTagttcaattttttaaaagatgcAAAGAAGGTCTCCAACCTAACGGTACAATTATTGTCAAAGAGAACAATACCAATAACATCGAGTATACCGATGAATTTGATTCAACTGACAGTTCCGTGACTAGAAGTGATAAGAAATTCAAGGAGATCTTTGAACAAAGCGGACTGAAGTTAATAGCATCTGACTTGCAAAGAGGATTACCAAAAGAGTTGTACCCAGTCAGAATGTATGCATTGAAGCCAATGGAAGAGTAg
- the SHM1 gene encoding glycine hydroxymethyltransferase SHM1 (similar to Saccharomyces cerevisiae SHM1 (YBR263W); ancestral locus Anc_1.339), whose protein sequence is MLKLPARNIRCYATKANNAYQQALLSKHVDQTDPEMYAILQAERKRQKHSITLIPSENFTSKSVMDLLGSEMQNKYSEGYPNERYYGGNQFIDKAESLCQKRALDLYQLDPEKWGVNVQPLSGAPANLYTYSAIMNIGDRLMGLDLPHGGHLSHGYQLPSGTKISFVSKYFQTMPYHIDPSTGLIDYEELSMTSKLFRPKIIIAGTSAYSRILDYKRFREITNACNAYLVSDMAHISGLVAAGVTDSPFEHSDIVTTTTHKSLRGPRGAMIFYRKNLRKVTKQGKEIHYDLDKKINFSVFPGHQGGPHNHTISALAVALGQAAKPEFKQYQQNVVANAKAFSDELIKRGFNLVSGGTDNHLILINLSNLGIDGARLETILESINIAANKNTIAGDKSALFPSGLRVGTPAMTTRGFDKSDFAKVAEYIYKAVKLAISLKSQESATATTARARLIDFKKLCKESTAVKQLADEVYTWVGQYPIPGEL, encoded by the coding sequence ATGTTAAAATTACCAGCCAGGAATATACGTTGTTACGCTACAAAAGCTAATAATGCTTACCAGCAGGCACTGTTATCGAAGCATGTGGATCAGACCGACCCTGAGATGTATGCAATTCTACAAGCTGAAAGGAAAAGACAAAAACACTCAATTACACTGATTCCATCTGAAAATTTTACTTCTAAATCTGTTATGGACTTATTGGGGTCTGAGATgcaaaataaatattcagaGGGTTATCCAAATGAAAGATACTATGGTGGAAACCAATTCATTGACAAAGCAGAATCCTTATGTCAAAAGAGGGCATTGGATTTATATCAATTAGATCCTGAAAAATGGGGTGTCAATGTTCAACCTTTAAGTGGTGCTCCTGCTAATTTGTACACATATTCAGCCATTATGAATATTGGTGACAGATTAATGGGTTTAGATTTGCCACACGGTGGTCACCTTTCTCATGGTTACCAATTACCTTCTGGTACAAAAATTTCGTTTGTgtctaaatattttcaaacaATGCCATATCACATTGACCCTTCAACTGGTTTAATTGATTACGAGGAATTAAGTATGACTTCCAAGTTATTTAGaccaaaaattattattgctGGGACATCAGCTTATTCTAGAATTTTGGACTATAAAAGATTCCGTGAAATTACCAATGCTTGTAATGCCTACCTTGTTAGTGATATGGCTCATATTTCAGGTTTGGTTGCTGCTGGTGTTACTGATTCCCCATTCGAGCACTCTGATATCGTCACTACTACTACCCACAAGTCTTTAAGAGGCCCTCGTGGTGcaatgattttttataGAAAAAATCTCAGAAAGGTAACGAAACAAGGTAAAGAAATTCATTATGACTTAGATAAGAAGATAAACTTTTCAGTTTTTCCTGGTCATCAAGGCGGGCCACATAACCATACAATTTCAGCCCTGGCAGTTGCATTGGGTCAAGCTGCTAAACCAGAGTTCAAACAATACCAACAAAACGTTGTTGCTAACGCTAAAGCATTTTCAGATGAGTTGATCAAGAGAGGTTTTAATCTTGTGTCTGGTGGTACTGATAACCACTTGATATTGATCAATTTATCTAATCTTGGAATTGATGGTGCACGCCTTGAAACAATCCTAGAAAGTATCAATATTGCTGCCAATAAAAATACCATTGCAGGTGACAAGTCTGCTCTATTCCCATCTGGTTTGAGAGTTGGTACCCCTGCAATGACTACAAGAGGCTTTGATAAGTCTGATTTTGCTAAGGTTGCTGAATACATATACAAAGCTGTTAAGTTAGCTATTTCATTAAAGTCACAAGAATCCGCTACTGCCACTACTGCCAGAGCCAGActaattgattttaaaaaattatgcAAGGAAAGTACGGCAGTGAAACAATTAGCTGATGAAGTTTACACTTGGGTTGGTCAATACCCAATTCCAGGTGAATTGTAA
- the RIF1 gene encoding DNA-binding protein RIF1 (similar to Saccharomyces cerevisiae RIF1 (YBR275C); ancestral locus Anc_1.337) — translation MIEGSPIANTVTKSKALDLLERQLTDRAKRNSPLQHQRTKSISPIKRFNYGNDDSMAMKSPTAKKRKVNNNNESLVLVDPISNKEDIMQTKLELQKVELMQPVLYKIKPAVDIVESSKNKSVAFSDQIELSPSNFNINSSPKLLGSASKPSKSILRNSQTENDQTINKLNFTNNTELNFTLYKLSNNPFDLKFWVKGEIHSLRNINDIQEYKDIIDGGIHILKGTDDINKARKFEIYATFNNIIPIVTSKTMNDIIDHKIDYLLKSLSILLDLAIEDIKIVQTSLLSSSDKKNPFITRLYVQMVRFLGNIASNFRIVKWLDENPASLKTLKDFYQLSLAVLTHENSNKLIITAQITFLKDEKFSSYYLDKNEINAVIDAIIHIKEIPSTNLTCEKLLLIKQLISKHPTLMISNSLKWLPQEVIYRILVEKEPYTLKVLSTTISVLLDLLKRCMDNPKGHNEVYECVNVQPVKKCLPKQYFDQLQTVYPTLTDTSTIGELLQEYTLYLIEVEGEFKLAMDLWLSMVALLYNNPTKLPLLLLSEKDSKWLHINKDVIKSTHEGRLHAIKSWRVVTYIAFTNFKKITDVNKPVMLRLLRMPLMHITGSNCNATSETGFLYHLTGIIFTFCSVSKSLSNRDFDLIWTDLIKPIYDSIYSQNFTSSFIEYSSALLQNAFDINKREKIGYRDVHPVKVIASIGVSPNNIAPLSLGHIKASFVEITDLLINITINNPFDYENNLQTLNNILKNIPERFYSQYDMLNKYKSVLKVIIEGNKLKKCTLVIESYLIQLILSFKKLLFLDKPEILIDILSIVTEKFQNSPELVMNITKALFKDRKSSISEYTVAKIILSLNDEISTLYITNWIGSTLIPKNINQIDFVSILQILNKVATKPVISNVLDLCGRMEMPPDLSAVIDFSHWSEDCVEYFIKIYTSKFPENTVTLLMPTILNYIATNEAFFGNLVRHLYDNNSYQLIKDILEKNPSYVVHLENIISADTKNLLTPMNFNYYVINLTNYSSSLSQYLIRCIFDSNAPRQNKAAFVEYILPSSQTKSLDDQKNIAIVTLFNYYCENKNWEKLNDLLLLILERKHINLLSVTLNSQLKGCMEYLTPMTLVTIAIKCQIMKKEIFEIIKSSFENKEYSFNCDLIFNLLKEKKYQLFTSIIDEFCKFLTVKQLSRSTEEQDAAISLFNSFLDLLLRQGMKKVDACINSLLIHMDRNKNDHYIKISKSILTNPLFMSRRLRNTKCHKILSAKLEFWFDPTAGTIVESISTISEKIPNIPLVSFKLNTAKNTSSVVNGITDLHNAKLLHSDRFEEESTQREFSPIKLNFDNSKVNNSRTEFVTSTQSISYNEVQVQATQDQRNTIESTQIPVFSSIIENPTSKRISSQIKKSDISNNDIDGDSELPEVDDADISIIETIKFPIFNSKRNIRNPSNMSSDVLLSEDYTERPQKKELQSSEKKNLLIVRY, via the coding sequence ATGATAGAGGGCTCTCCAATAGCAAACACGGTCACGAAGTCAAAGGCCCTTGATCTTCTGGAAAGACAATTGACTGATAGGGCCAAAAGAAATTCACCTCTACAGCACCAAAGGACAAAGAGTATATCACctattaaaagatttaattaTGGGAATGATGATTCGATGGCAATGAAATCTCCAACCGCtaaaaagagaaaagtaaacaataacaatgaGTCTCTTGTTCTTGTAGATCCAATATCAAACAAAGAAGATATAATGCAAACCAAGTTAGAATTACAGAAAGTAGAATTGATGCAACCAGTACtgtataaaataaaaccaGCAGTAGATATTGTTGAGTCGTCTAAAAATAAGAGTGTCGCCTTTTCAGATCAAATAGAACTGTCTCCTTCCAactttaatataaattcttCACCAAAACTCCTGGGTTCCGCATCGAAGCCTTCTAAATCTATTCTAAGGAACTCGCAAACAGAAAATGATcaaacaattaataaactaAATTTTACAAACAATACAGAACTCAATTTTACCTTATATAAGTTGTCGAATAACCCATTCGATCTAAAATTTTGGGTGAAAGGTGAAATTCATAGTTTAAGAAACATAAATGATATTCAGgaatataaagatataatCGATGGTGgaatacatatattaaaaGGTACTGATGACATAAATAAGGCTCGCAAGTTTGAGATATATGCAACGtttaacaatataataCCCATCGTTACTTCGAAAACTATGAATGATATCATAGATCACAAAATAGACTATCtcttaaaatcattaagCATACTGTTAGATCTGGCAATagaagatataaaaattgtaCAAACATCCCTCTTAAGTAGCAGTGATAAGAAAAATCCTTTTATTACGAGACTTTATGTCCAAATGGTCAGATTTTTAGGGAATATTGCATCCAATTTCCGTATTGTTAAATGGTTAGATGAAAATCCAGCATCTTTGAAAACATTAAAGGACTTTTACCAATTATCACTTGCAGTATTAACTCatgaaaattcaaataaacttATAATTACTGCTCAGATTACATTTCTTAAAGACGAAAAATTCAGTTCTTACTATCTTGATAAGAATGAAATTAATGCAGTTATAGATGCTATTATCCACATTAAGGAAATCCCAAGCACCAACTTAACGTGTGAAAAGTTACTATtaattaaacaattaatatcaaaacaCCCAACCTTAATGATATCGAATTCATTGAAATGGCTTCCACAGGAAGTTATATATAGGATTCTAGTGGAAAAGGAACCATATACATTAAAAGTTCTTTCGACAACTATATCTGTTCTATTAGATCTGTTAAAGAGATGTATGGACAATCCAAAGGGTCACAATGAAGTCTACGAATGCGTTAATGTACAACCAGTGAAAAAGTGTTTAccaaaacaatattttgatcAATTACAAACAGTGTATCCAACTCTAACTGATACTTCTACTATTGGTGAATTGTTACAAGAATATACCCTATATCTAATTGAAGTAGAAGGTGAATTTAAACTGGCAATGGATTTATGGTTATCCATGGTCGCATTACTGTATAATAACCCTACAAAATTACCATTACTGCTGCTTTCTGAAAAAGATTCTAAATGGTTAcatattaataaagatgTCATTAAATCCACCCATGAAGGTCGACTACATGCTATCAAATCTTGGCGAGTCGTAACTTACATTGCCTTTaccaatttcaaaaaaattaccGATGTAAATAAACCTGTAATGCTAAGATTATTGCGGATGCCCCTTATGCATATAACCGGGTCAAATTGTAATGCCACTTCAGAAACTGgttttctttatcatctAACAGGTATTATATTTACCTTTTGCAGTGTTTCGAAATCCTTAAGTAACAGagattttgatttaatCTGGACTGACCTCATCAAACCTATTTATGATAGCATATATTCACAAAATTTCACCTCGtcatttattgaatatagtTCTGcattattacaaaatgCTTTCGATATTAACAAAAGGGAAAAAATAGGATATAGAGATGTTCATCCAGTAAAAGTTATAGCATCTATAGGAGTAAGTCCTAATAATATTGCACCTTTATCCTTAGGGCATATTAAAGCATCATTTGTTGAAATTACTGATCTTCTGATAAATATTACTATAAATAATCCATTTGATTATGAAAACAATTTGCAAACACTCAATAACATTTTAAAGAACATACCTGAAAGATTTTATAGCCAATACGATatgttaaataaatataaaagtgTATTGAAGGTTATTATAGAaggaaataaattaaaaaaatgtaCGTTAGTTATTGAATCATATCTGATTCAactaatattatcattcaaaaaattgttatttttagaCAAACcagaaattttaattgacaTCTTATCAATAGTgactgaaaaatttcaaaattctcCTGAATTGGTTATGAATATTACAAAAGCCTTATTTAAAGATCGAAAAAGTAGTATATCAGAATATACAGTGgcaaaaataattctgtctttaaatgatgaaatatcTACTCTTTACATAACAAACTGGATAGGCTCCACCTTAataccaaaaaatataaatcaaatcGATTTTGTATCGATTTTACAAATACTAAACAAGGTTGCTACTAAGCCGGTCATTTCCAATGTTTTAGATCTATGTGGGAGAATGGAAATGCCACCAGATTTATCTGCTGTTATTGACTTTAGCCATTGGTCTGAAGATTGtgttgaatattttattaaaatatacaCTTCCAAATTTCCTGAAAATACGGTGACTTTATTAATGCCGACTATCCTTAATTACATTGCAACTAATGAAGCTTTTTTTGGTAACTTAGTCAGACATCtttatgataataattcctatcaattaattaaagaCATTCTAGAGAAAAATCCATCTTATGTTGTTCATTTAGAGAATATTATCTCTGCTGATAcaaaaaatttgttaaCACCTAtgaattttaattattacGTTATTAATCTAACCAATTATTCATCCAGTTTATCACAATATTTGATCAGATGTATTTTTGACTCAAATGCTCCAAGGCAGAACAAGGCTGCTTTCGTGGAATATATACTACCTTCATCGCAAACCAAAAGCTTGGATGATCAGAAAAATATTGCAATTGTAAcattattcaattattattgcgaaaacaaaaattggGAGAAATTAAATGACTTACTACTGCTGATTTTGGAGAGGAAacatattaatttattatctgTAACATTAAATTCTCAACTTAAAGGATGTATGGAATATTTAACACCGATGACTTTAGTAACCATTGCTATTAAATGccaaataatgaagaaggaaatttttgaaattattaaatcttcATTCGAGAATAAAGAGTACAGTTTTAATTGTGATTTGatttttaatcttttgAAGGAAAAAAAGTATCAACTATTCACTTCaattattgatgaattttgtaaatttttaacaGTTAAGCAACTTAGTCGTTCAACTGAAGAACAGGATGCGGCTATATCACTTTTTAACAGCTTTTTGGATTTATTGCTCAGACAAGGAATGAAAAAAGTAGATGCCTGTATTAATTCCTTACTAATACATATGgatagaaataaaaatgatcaCTAcatcaaaatatcaaaaagtATATTAACAAATCCTTTATTCATGTCTAGGAGATTAAGAAACACGAAGTgtcataaaatattatctgcCAAACTAGAATTCTGGTTTGACCCAACTGCTGGCACAATAGTAGAGTCGATATCGACTATTTCAGAAAAAATACCAAATATTCCATTAGTAAGCTTTAAACTTAACACTGCAAAGAACACTAGTTCTGTAGTTAATGGGATAACTGACTTACACAATGCGAAACTATTGCATTCCGATAGgtttgaagaagaatctACCCAACGTGAGTTCTCACCTAtcaaattgaattttgataatagtAAGGTAAATAATTCTAGAACAGAATTCGTAACTAGTACACAAAGTATTTCATACAATGAAGTTCAAGTTCAGGCTACCCAAGATCAACGTAATACGATAGAGAGCACGCAAATTCCAGTATTTTCATCCATAATTGAAAATCCAACTAGTAAAAGAATAAGTTcacaaattaaaaaatctgATATCTCAAACAATGATATCGATGGTGACAGTGAACTTCCAGAAGTTGACGATGCCGATATTTCGATTATAGAGACAATAAAGTTCCCAATATTTAATtccaaaagaaatattagaaACCCATCCAATATGAGTTCAGATGTGTTGCTTTCTGAAGATTATACTGAAAGACctcaaaaaaaagaattacaaagttcagaaaagaaaaacttATTAATAGTAAGGTATTGA